GGTGTCGGGAATCTCGGCGCCGGAGCCGTAGTAGCCGTCGAGGAAGGCGGACCACGGGCCGGTCGACGGCGCGTCCTCGTAGCCGGCGTCGTAGTAGTCGACGGCCGGCGGGAAGTAGATGGTCATGCCCGACGCGCCGAGGTTGGCCGGGCTGTCGATCGACTGGACCACCACGTCGTTCAGCGACTTCTCGACCTCGTCGGTGAACTCCGACAGGTCGAGGGACTCGACGCCGATCTGGGAGGCCAGCATGCGCAGGTCGACCACGTGCGAGGCTTCGGTTTCGTCGGGTGAGCGGCCGAACTCCAACGTTGAGGCACGCTCCCTACCCACCACAGGCGCAACGTTGGCCCCGCGCTCGGTGAGGGCACCGGCAAAGTCCTCGATCGCCTGGTCGAGGGCGCCCATCTTGGTCAGATCGAGGAGCGAGAGGGTGATGTCCTGTTCGGTATCGGACTCGACGGCCTGTTCGGCAAACCCCTCGATCACCGCTCGCCCGAACGTGTCGGCATCGACCTCGTCGGCGAGCACCTGGAACGACCGGTAGTCCCAGCCATGGCCAGGTTCGAGCTGCTCCGAGGCGATCATCCGGTCGGCGAACGGCGCCATGGCGCTCGCCACCTCGTAGCTGGCCATAAGGCAGGCGTCGAAGCCGAGGACATCGAGCCGCTCGACGCCCGCAGCTTCCAGGCCATCGCCGAGCGCGGTCTGCAGCTCGGCGAGCTCGAGGCTGTCGTCGAAGGAATCGTCAGGACCGATCCCGGGCCACGATGCGCCGTGATCGGAGATCACCAGGCCGTAGTGATCAGCGGGGTTCTCCTTGATCGATTCGCTGATGAAGTCCGCCAGCAACGCGGGGTCGCCGGTGTTCACGTCGCCGAGTTCGCTCAGGGTGCTGAACTCGCCGTTCCCCAGCCGCAGAATCCTCGCTCCGGCCCAGTCACCCTGGTCACCGAGAGCCACTTCGGACTCCTCTTCGCTGCGATCGACCAGGGCAACGATGTTGGGACCGTCGTCGGATTCGACCTCCGCGAGCTCCTCGAGGTCCACCATCATGAACTCCTCGAGGTTGTTGTCCGCCATCGAGTACTGAAGGATCGTCCAGCTCCCGTCTTCGGCGGCGGCGTCCTCGCCGCGTGCCGATGGCTCCCCGGATATCGAGGCGTCGTCGGTGCGACTGCAGGCACCTGCCAACATCACGAACACAAGCCCGACCACCGCTGCGCGTCTCACGTCATCGACTCCTCTCGCCCCGGAGGTGCCAGCGACTCACGCAGAACATAGCTCGACACGTGAGGTGGCGGTCAGGTCGAGCTGGATCCTGTGAACCGCCGGAGAAGATCCGTCGCGAGTCCCGCTGATTGCGTCTGGGAACACAAGGCTACCCACCCGTAACATGGCCCGATGACCGACGTCGCTGCACCCCCCGTCACCCCCGACCTCGCCGCCGCCGCAGCCGCCCTGGATGTGGGCCAGGCCGTGATCGACTCGGCGGTCGGCAGGCTCGCCGAGCACGGCATCGACGCCAACCAGGTGTTGGCCTACGACGTCGCTCACGCCGCCGCCGCCCTGATGTGCGGTCGAGGCCTGCTCGACTACGGCTCGAAGGGCGACGACGAGGGCCGCATCACGGCGGCGTTCATCGCCGACGCATTGGCCGACCTGGGCGCCAAGCTGTTCGGCCGGGAGGCCGAGTGGGGGGTTGCGAACGACGCCCTCGACAATGCCCGAGATTTCGTCGCCACCTACCGGGCGTCCGATTTCCTCGCCTCCTTGGCCAACACCGACGGCCCCCGCCACCTCGGCGACGACTTCGAAATGGTGCAGGACGCCTTTCGGCGTTTCGCCGAGGACAAGATCATGCCGATCGCCGAAGAGATCCACCGCCACAACGGCGACATCCCCGAGGAGATCGTCACCGGCCTCGCGGAGATGGGGGCCTTCGGTCTGTCGATTCCGGAGGAGTACGGCGGCTACGCCTCGGGCGGCGCATCGGACTACATCGCCATGGTGGTCGCCACCGAGGAACTGTCCCGCGGTTCGCTCGGCGCCGGCGGCTCGCTGATCACCCGACCCGAGATCCTGGCCCGCGCCCTCGAGGCCGGCGGCACCGAGGAGCAGAAGCAGGAGTGGATGCCCAAGCTGGCAACCGCCGAGGTGATGAACGCGGTTGCGGTCACCGAGCCCGACTTCGGTTCCGACGTGGCCGGCGTGAAGGTGACCGCCACGCAAACCGACGGCGGCTGGCTACTGAACGGCGTGAAGACGTGGTGCACCTACGGCGCCCGCGCCGACGTGCTGATGGTGCTGGCCCGCACCGACACCGACCGCTCGGTGGGCCACAGGGGCCTGTCGATGTTCATCGTGCCCAAGGAGCGCGGCGATGGCCACGGCTTCGAGCTCACCCAGGAGAACGACTCCGGCGGTGGCAAGATGGAGGGCCGCCCGATCGACACGATCGGCTACCGCGGCATGCACAGCTACGAGGTGGCCATCGAGAACTGGTTCGTGCCCGCCGACAACCTCATCGGCCTCGAGGGCGGTGAGGGCCGCGGCTTCTACTACCAGATGGCGGGCTTCGAGAACGGTCGTCTTCAGACCGCCGCACGCGCAGTCGGCGTCATGCAGGCCGCCCTTGAGGCTGCCCGCGACTACGCCAACAACCGTGTGGTGTTCGGCGAGAACATCGCCGAGTACCAGCTGACCCAGGCCAAGCTGGCCCGCATGGCGGTCATCATTCAGGGCGCTCGCCAGTACAGCTACGAGGTGGCCAAACTGATGGCCAAGGGCGAGGGGGCCATGGAGGCCTCCATGGTGAAGGCGTATGTCTGCAAGGCTGCCGAGTGGGTCACCCGCGAGGCGATGCAGATCCACGGCGGCATGGGCTACGCCGAGGAGTACACGGTGAGCCGCCTCTTCGTCGACGCCCGGGTGCTGTCGATCTTCGAGGGCGCCGACGAGGTGCTCTGCGTCAAGGTGATCGCCCGCCAATTGGTCGGCCGCCACAACGCCGACAAGTAGTCGCCCTCGGGTAAGCGCCGCTCAGCCGGCTGATGCAACCAAGCGGAACTCGCACTGTGGCCCTGGCGCGTCCGCCAGTCGGCGATCCGCAGTGATGAGCGGGCACTCCAGCAACTCCGCCAGCACCACGTAAGCGGCGTCGTACGGGATCATGGTAAGGCGCAACTCAAACGCGCTGGGGAAAGCGGGAGCGCGGGGTACCTCGCCATCTCGAGTTGCCACAACGCGTCCACGCCGTCGGCGAACTCCTCATCGGTCAGCTCGTGCCCCCAACCAGTGCTTGCGCATGACCGACATCGTCACCAGATCCACCAGATCCGGCGCCGCCAGACCCTCGCCGAAGAGCCGCAGCCCGGGCGGCGTCGCCGGCCGCTGATCCATCACCGTGCGTTCACAAGCACCGAAGCGTCGACGACGATCATCGCTCTGCCCTAATGCCACGGAGGTCGGCGACCGCCGCCTCGATGCCGATCGTGCCGGTCGCTCGCCGAGCAACCCGTTCCAGAAGCTCGTCGGACGTTGGGTGCGTTCCACCATGCGGGCCAACTGCATGGATAGGTAGCTCTGGACCGACTGCCCGCTTGCCTCGGCCCGTCGGCGCAGTTCTCGATGAACATCGTCGGGAAGATCTCTGATCAACCGTTCGTCATAGCTTGCATGTCGCAAGCACCCTTACAGGCTGTCAACCGAGTTGGGCGCCCTTATTCGGGGTATATTCGTCGTAATCGCCCTTGTGCTCTCAGTTACGGTCCCGTACGGTGACGGGATGAAGACCAAGCCTCACCTTTCTGGGTTCGTCAGCTACGCCCACGACGACGCCGTCTTGGCCGACACCTTCCTGAACTTGATGTCGCCCCGATGCAACATTCTCCGCCAATGCACCATTGACCCATGGTGCGACCGTCGCCTATTGGTCGGTCAGACTTGGAAGTCCGAGATTGAGGCTGCGATCGAGGTGGCCGATTTCGGACTTCTGCTGCTCTCCCCTTCGTTCCTCGCCAGTCCCTTCATCGTCGGTGTTGAACTCCCCGGGCTCCTCAGGCGGCCAGGCAACCTCATCATTCCCGTGGGGTTGGAATCGATTGACCTCGGCCGCGCCGACCTGCGGAAGCTTGACCACTTACAGATCTTTCGTCTGCTCTTGAAGGGAGAACCGGACCCGAGGTGGTTTAGCGAGCTCGGGGGCAATAATCGCAAGCGATTCTGCGAGGACCTATTAGGGCAGATGGTGGAGCGGTTCGAACGGGAAGGCCTGATCGATGAGTAAGCCGCTCCTCTGGCCAGCAGGCGTGGTCCGCCTGACCGCTGGCCAGGCAGAGTCTGCCCTTCGTCAGTTGGTGGCTGAACTCGACGAGGCCAAGGTCCTCCACCGGCGGGCCATTGCCCTGCTCAGCGCTGTAGCCGCCTCCGCGCCTCACCTGGCCACCTTTGACTACGAGTTACTCGTAGAAGGGACCGTTGGTGCAGGTGAGGTGGACGCTTTTCGCAAGTTCAGGGGAGACCTCAACGACGCCGCCAAAGAACAAGGCTTATCGCTGTCGCTCGAAGCGGACACCAACCGCAAGAGCGGTGCTACGGGCCGACAGTGTTGGTTCGAAGGTGCACCGCTGACGGCTCAACAGATCGAGCGTTCTTCATCGGCAACCACCACCCAAGGTCCAACCGTTCCATCGGACGGGCTCCCCCAAGAGGCGGTCGAGACCCGTCGGCGAGCTGCAGCCGCAAGGACCACCTTGAGCGTGCATATCGACCACGCCGCTGACCAACTCGATACCGCTCGAAAACTTGGCGAGTCGCTCGGTCTTCGGTTGGGGTTACTGCCGCAGTTCATCATCAACGACGTGTCGTCCATCGTGACGACATGCGAACTTCTAGGCGGTCAGGAGTTCTCCCAAGTTCAGACGCGCCGAGATGAGGCAGACGTCATCGTCGTGATCCTCAGTTACTCCTGGCTGAAATACAACAGCACCCATGCGCCCTGGTCGGCCAATCAATTCGTCGTCCCCATTTGTGGCGAACTGGTGCCAACTGCCCTCACGAATGGGATTGTCCATCTGGGCAAGGAAACTGCGCTCGGGGTGTTTCGGCCGACGGAGAGCTGGCCCAAACAAAAGGAGCGACAAGGCAGGTTTGCAGATGCGCTTGTGGAGCACCTCGCCACAGAACTGCCCAAGCAAGCTCCGAGGGATAGTCAGCAGCGGTTCGACCGAGATACGCCGCTCGAACACGGAACCCACATCCCTGGCGAGGGTGTCCGGTTTGACTTAGCGGCGCGTGGCGCCGACTGGGCGGCGTCTGCTGCGTTCAGATCGCGCCGTCCCGACGCGGTGCAGGTAGTGGACTTCCTCGAACGGTGGGCCTGCTCGGCCGAGTACAAGCCCTACGGGGTGATCCTTGGCGAAACCGGAAGCGGAAAGACGACAGCAGCCAAAGTGTTGAACAATCGCCTCAACGCTCGTTGGCGGTCGCAGTCACCGGGCGACCGGGAATTGGCACCGCTCTCGATCTATCTCGACCTTCGTTTGGTGGACACGACACATAGACGCTCACCAGACCTGCATTCGCTGATCAACAACGTCATCGCCAAGGTTTGGTCAACCGACGAGGCTCGTTCCATCGACTCCGAGTCGGTGCTTGACCAGGTTCGGAACCATGGTGCTCTGCTGATTTTCGACGGCCTCGACGAAGTGCTGGTACATCTGGACGACCAAGAAGGCCGAGACTTTGTGCGGCAGCTGTGGCGAGCACTCCCACCACCACCTGCTGTCGACCCACCGAAACATGGTGGTTCACCAGGTCGCCTGCTCCTGACCTGCCGCACCCACTATTTCCCGAGTATCCATGCCGAGAGGTCCTTTCTAGGGGGTGAGGACAGGGAGGGCGGAATCGAAAAGCGCTACGAGGCAGTCCACCTGCTCCCATTCACCGAAACTCAGGTTCGTGCCTACTTCGACCACTTCCTTTCTCAAGCGAGCTCGTCCGGCACCGACAACGCGCTGCCCAGGCTGAGCACCGAGGCGGCCATGTCGCTACTGGCGGAGATTCACAACCTCACCGAGTTGGCGGAACGCCCGTACAACCTGTTGTTGATCGCCAGTCAGGTTGAACGGTTGGAGCAGGTCCGCGCTTCGGGGCGAGTGGTCAGTCTGTCAACCCTGTATGAGGGCTTCGTCACCGACTGGCTGCACCGCGACGATGGCAAGCATCAGTTCGACATCCCCCAAAAGCGGCTACTGATGGAACGACTCGCCGCGCAGCTCTGGCGAGACGGAACCCGCTCCATGAATTACGCGGCGCTCGATGAGTGGCTGTCCGTTCAGTTGGACGAGGTGCAATCGCTTCGTCGCTGGTTCCAACAGCAGCGACCCGATCTGAGCAGGCTGATAGAAGATCTCCGGACGGCCACCTTCGTGGTGCGCCCTGGGGTGGACCGATTTGAGTTTGCTCACAGCTCACTCCTGGAGTTTTTCCTTGCTTCACATCTCGCGCGAGGGCTCACTACGGGTGACCCAGAGACTTGGTCCGTACCCCAACCGTCAGATGAGACCCTCACGTTCCTGGTCGACCTCATGGGTTCGCTAGCGCAGGACCCCGAGCGGACCGAGGAATTTGAGGCAGCCAAGCGGACGTTGCAGTCGCTAGGGGACAGCTACACGCCTCGGGCAACCGAACTGGCTTTTCGCTACTGCGTGATGGCGCCACGGTCGGGTGCTCCCGCTCGGGCCCTCGCCGGATTTGATCTCGCCGGGGCATCGCTCAGGCATCTGAATTTACACGGGCTGTCAGACCATCTTCTCAACATCAGCGGCTGCGACTTACGGGGCGCCGACCTGCGGGACATGCACATCAGTCGCGCCCGCTTTGACCATTCTGATCTCGCCGACGCCCGCTTGGACCGAGCAGAACTTCATGGGTGTTCGCTACATCAAGTGCAGATGAAGAACGCTGGCCTGTCCGGAACCATCTTCCGAGACTGCCGCCTCACCGCCCTCGGTTTGGACGCTGCGCGCACCAACCGAACCCGGCTGCTGCGATGTGACACGACCGATGCAACCCGTTCAGCACATTCGGCGCCAGCACTTCTCCAGGCGTTGAATGTCACTTCTGGCGAAATCACCCCGGCAACTCCTTCTGTCTCCTACGGGGCGCTTCGTGCATTCCCCAGAGGCCACACCGGCCTGGTGTTGGGGGTGGCGTACTCCCCCGACGGCACCCGCATCGCCACCGCCAGCGACGACGACACCGCCCGCATCTGGGACACCACCACCGGCGAAACCCTCCACACCCTCACCGGCCACACCAGCCCGGTGTGGGGGGTGGCCTACTCCCCCGACGGCACCCGCATCGCCACCGCCAGCGGGGACAACACCGCCCGAATCTGGGACACCACCACCGGCGAAACCCTCCACACCCTCACCGGCCACACCAGCCCGGTGCCGGGGGTGGCCTACTCCCCCGACGGCACCCGCATCGCCACCGCCAGCGACGACAACACCGCCCGCATCTGGGACACCACCACCGGCGAAACCCTCCACACCCTCACCGGCCACACCAGCCCGGTGCGGGGGGTGGCCTACTCCCCCGACGGCACCCGCATCGCCACCGCCAGCCGGGACAACACCGCCCGCATCTGGGACACCACCACCGGCGAAACCCTCCACACCCTCACCGGCCACACCAACCCGGTGCGGGGGGTGGCCTACTCCCCCGACGGCACCCGCATCGCCACCGCCAGCGACGACGACACCGCCCGCATCTGGGACACCACCACCGGCGAAACCCTCCACACCCTCACCGGCCACACCAGCCCGGTGTGGGGGGTGGCCTACTCCCCCGACGGCACCCGCATCGCCACCGCCAGCTGGGACGACACCGCCCGCATCTGGGACACCACCACCGGCGAAACCCTCCACACCCTCACCGGCCACACCGGCCTGGTGTTGGGGGTGGCGTACTCCCCCGACGGCACCCGCATCGCCACCGCCAGCGACGACGACACCGCCCGCATCTGGGACACCACCACCGGCGAAACCCTCCACACCCTCACCGGCCACACCAGCCCGGTGTGGGGGGTGGCGTACTCCCCCGACGGCACCCGCATCGCCACCGCCAGCGGGGACAGCACCGCCCGCATCTGGGACACCACCACCGGCGAAACCCTCCACACCCTCACCGGCCACACCAGCCCGGTGTGGGGGGTGGCGTACTCCCCCGACGGCACCCGCATCGCCACCGCCAGCGACGACGACACCGCCCGCATCTGGGACACCACCACCGGCGAAACCCTCCACACCCTCACCGGCCACACCAGCCCGGTGTGGGGGGTGGCCTACTCCCCCGACGGCACCCGCATCGCCACCGCCAGCTGGGACGGCACCGCCCGCATCTGGGACACCACCACCGGCGAAACCCTGCGATCTCACCATCATCTGGACCACCAATCCACTGCTACGTTCTCGGACTCGGGGGACCTGTTATGGGCAGAGGGAGACGCCTGGCGGTACCTCGGTTACCTGGCGAACTTGCCCGATGGGCAGCAGGTCCGCCTACCCGCCGAAACCTTCGGACCTCTCCCGGGTACCGGCCCCGGGCCGTTTGCTGCGCGGGTACCGTAACCCTGACCGACCCACTTGATCTCAGCGCGTTACCACCAACCCGGCCGCTGCGAGGACCGCTGGGATCTGGCGGATGGGGGCCAAGTCCTTCTCCTGCTCGGACGCGGGCAGCTCGTCCCACGGGAGCAGGCTGGGATGACGCAGGTCTGCCCCTTCCAGAATCAGCTCCGGACCGAAGCGGTAGCCCTGCTCACGCTTCTGATGTGACCACCGGTCATGTTCGGCGATTCCCATTCTTTCGATGTAGGCCTCCCCCAGGCGGACGGGTTCGCTCGTGAACGAACTTGTCGCCACGACCCTCAGCGCAAGGGAGTGCAGCTTTGAGATGTTGTCCCGCGCCTGGTCCCGGTTCTGGGCTCGAAACCTCTCGTCGAGCTCTGCCCAAGGGCGCAAGGCAGGAAGGTTCGCCTGCTCGGCCTGCTCGGCCAGATAGTGGTCGTGGATCGCTTGGGCCATCACCTCGATGGTCTCGTCCGGGGGCATCTCAACCGGGCCGACGCCGCGATCGGACTCCCAGTGACGAGGGATTGCCATCAAACCCTCGCGCTGCAGCTCGTACAGCAGCTGGGAGGGGTCCTCTGCAAGACCGGGCAACGAGCGGAGGAGCCGGGCGGTGTGCTGGTCGACGTACCTGGGCAGTCGGCCTCGCTCGGCGGGTTGCAGGTCCGATTCGGGCACCACGGCCCACCCCTCGTCAAGCAAGATCGCAACCGCCCGCCGCACAGCATCCGCCGACGGACGCGAGGGCGGCTGTCCAGAGCGCGACGCCCGCGCAGCCGCTATTCGGCCGAACGGTCCGTGCAGCGTCCCCGCCATGGCCGCCGCCGACAGCGACACCTGGCGCAGGTCGACCGGCGAACCGTCGGCAGGGCATCCGGTCGTCGCCCACGGCAGAGCGAAGCCGTGCGTCGTCCACACCACGCTCCCCCGGCGCCGCAGCGCCGCCTCCATCGCCAGCCGGGTCGACATCTCCTCGTCATGCAGATCGATCACCAGGTGGTCCGGCGCACCCGGTTGGAAGATGTCATCGATCCGGTCGACGACATCCACCACGACCCGATGGTTGTCAACGATCTGGGCCTCGCGCTCACTCCCACCGGGCCGCACCCGCAGGATGCATGGTCTGACGGCGCCTCCCCGAAGCGCCGAACGCGTGAAGGCCCGCACCAACTGGGCGGTCACCCGGTCACACGTGGGAGTGTCACCCACGATCGAGACGGCCCAACCCCGATCCGACCCGTGGGAACCGACCAACTCGTCGGTCACGCTGGCGGAGATCAACAACGCGTCCAGTTCCTCCGGGCAGACAAAATCGATGTCGGCGTCGGGCCGTTTGCCCGCCACCGCCACCGCCATCCGACCGCTTAGCTCGATGTCGTCCAACTCAACCACCAGGCTGCAGCCCGCCTCGGGGAGACCATGGTCGAGCGCTCCCCGCAGCGCCGACAACGTCAGGTCGTCCCGGCCGAGGGCCAACACGATCCGGCGTGCGGCCCGTGCCGGGGTGACGGCAACCCACTCGATCGGGGTGGGCGTCGCCGGCAATCCGATGACGGTCGGCCCTAAGGCCGAACCGTCCTGTCCGATATGCACGATCAACTCGGTGCCGTCGCCCAGTCCTCGATCGTCAGCAGAGCCCTGGAGGTATGGACGCACCCGCTCCGTCGGACCAACCACGAGCACGTGGCCCGATGCCCTCGACGCAGCCCAGCGGCGAATTCGCTGAGCGGAGCCCACCAGCAACACCTCCACCAACACGCCGAAGGTGACCAGCGGCGCCAACATCCGCGCAACACCGAGCTGCCATGGGACGGGCGCAACATCGGCACCGTTGATGAACAGGTTCATCGTGCCGTAAAGCCACTCCGGCCAGCCCAGCCCGACATCGGGGTGCTGCCCCGAATACCGGGCGAAGCCCCACCACCCGAACACCACGGTGACCAGTCCGACCAGCGCCAAGGCGGTTCGCCTCACCGCCACCGCATGGTCGCCCATGGAGCTCAGGCGAGCCAGCAGCACCGACCACCCACCAGCAGGCCGCAACGCCCACCCCGCCCTCATGGTGTCGCTTCCGTCAGCTGGCCCAGTCCGGCGCGGACGTGATGAGTTTCGATGGGGTTCAATTTACTCCCACGGTGTGCGGACAGCGCAGAGTTGGTCGGCCGAGCATTATTAGAAGGAGCACCCGTGGGAGCAGGAGTATTCGTCAGTTACCGCAAGGACGACGACCCCGGCTGGGCAGGCCGGGTGCGTGACTCGCTGGCTCACCACTTCGGCGACGACAACGTGTTCTTCGACGTCAACTCGATCCGTGCCGGTCAGCGTTGGGAGGATGCGCCATCGACTCGGCGCTGATCCAGTCGCAGTCGGTGATTCTTATCGTCGGCCCGAGGTGGTTGCGGTGCATCCAGGAACGGACCGCACGTCCCGAAATCGACTACCACCTGAGAGAGCTCACCATGGCACTCGACCGGGGGATTCCCGTTAACCCGGTTCGTGTCCACTCGGCGGCCATGCCAGACCTGGCGGACTTACCCGAGGAACTGAGGGCCAGGCTGCCGGCTGTCCAGTGGATGGAAGTGTACGAAGACCTGTTTGCGGCGAGCATGCAGCGGATCATCGCGGACATTGAGCATTCGACGGGACTCATCTCACCGACGGCGTACCTGCCGGACCATGTGAGTGTTGTCCTGATTAACACGTCCTCGAGCGCGTGCCCATGGATGAGGCCGAAAGGGCGAGGGACCTCTCAATCTGTCCCGGTGCGTGGTCGATACCCCGGCAGACCTTCGAGCCTCAGACACCGCAAGCCGAGTGCAAAGGCAGTTGCATGCTCCTCCGGCGTCCCACCAATGCCTATTCGCCCAGGCGTCTGAAGGCGGCGCCATAGCGGGGAAGCTCCTGATCGAGCACCCGGTCGAGGCCGGCCGCACGCGCCTTGATCACGGCGTCGGTCCGATCGAGCGCCGGCAGCTTCATCAGGATGTTGGAGACGTGGTTGGCCACGGTTCGGGGGCTGATCACCAGCGACCTGGCGATCGTCTGGTTGGCTTCGCCCCTCGCAAGATGGCCGAGCACCTCAAGCTCGCGGTCGGTCAGCATCGGGAAAGGCCGCTCCGCCACCGGAGCCGGATGTTGGTGGACCAGCCGTTCGACCATCCGGGAATCGAAGACGGCGCCTCCCGCGGCGACCGTGCGGATGGCGTGCGGCAGCTGGTCGGTGGTCGAGGCCTTGAGGATGTACCCCGACGCCTTGGCTTCGATCGCCGCGGCCAGGCTGGCGTCGTCCTCGACCATCGACAGCACCAGCACCACCACCTCGGGATGCCGTTCCAGCACCAGCCGGGTTGCGGTGATCCCATCCATGCCCGCCATGTTGACGTCCATCACCACCACATCCGGCCGGGTGGCCTCGACGACGGCCAGCAACGCTTCGCCGTCGGCGGCGTCGCCCACCAGCTCGAGGTCGTCCAGGGAGTCGAGCAGCGTGGCGATGCCCGTCCGGATCAACGCGTGGTCGTCGGCGACCACCACCCGGATCGTGGCGGGCTCACCCATCAGCTCACCGGCACCAGGCACGAGACGGTCGCCCCGCCGTCACCGCTGGCGATGTCGAACCGGCCGCCGAGGCGCTCGATGCGGTGCCGCATCGAGCCGACGCCCACACCGGGGGTGAAGCCACTACCCAGGCCGCCCCCATCGTCGCTGATGGTGAGCAACAGGTCACGGTCGCGTCGCAACTCGACGCAACAGGTCCGAGCTGCGGTGTGTCGCAGCACGTTGGTCACCGCCTCGCAGGCGACGGCCAGAACGGCCGATTCGATCGCGGCGGACAACGCCCCGAGGTCACCGATCGTCACCCGCATGTCCACCGGCCGAGCGCTGGTCAGGCTGGCGATGCGTTCCAGCAGCGCGTCTCGCAGCCCGGATGCGGCCACCACCTGATCGCCCAACTGGTTGATGTAGGTGCGGA
Above is a genomic segment from Candidatus Microthrix parvicella Bio17-1 containing:
- a CDS encoding clostripain-related cysteine peptidase, producing the protein MRRAAVVGLVFVMLAGACSRTDDASISGEPSARGEDAAAEDGSWTILQYSMADNNLEEFMMVDLEELAEVESDDGPNIVALVDRSEEESEVALGDQGDWAGARILRLGNGEFSTLSELGDVNTGDPALLADFISESIKENPADHYGLVISDHGASWPGIGPDDSFDDSLELAELQTALGDGLEAAGVERLDVLGFDACLMASYEVASAMAPFADRMIASEQLEPGHGWDYRSFQVLADEVDADTFGRAVIEGFAEQAVESDTEQDITLSLLDLTKMGALDQAIEDFAGALTERGANVAPVVGRERASTLEFGRSPDETEASHVVDLRMLASQIGVESLDLSEFTDEVEKSLNDVVVQSIDSPANLGASGMTIYFPPAVDYYDAGYEDAPSTGPWSAFLDGYYGSGAEIPDTDQARFVDAEPEVFFDDDGVNIQAEIESATTPNVADSFIRYGVVGDDGTVTYLGEEPATSFDDGTAQGTYDLTELVISDGEDEARAYVDLQFEEDDEVGTIDVPIAYYGPDDEAGGSDYQDALLSITFDTESGDVLQETYYAYHENTGGYGELQTSPEGIVVPEVLVLDDDGGETWEPTSGVGLFADLPSLSYELRPLASGTLLQIELGVTDFGDNADIVSAEVELP
- a CDS encoding acyl-CoA dehydrogenase family protein; its protein translation is MTDVAAPPVTPDLAAAAAALDVGQAVIDSAVGRLAEHGIDANQVLAYDVAHAAAALMCGRGLLDYGSKGDDEGRITAAFIADALADLGAKLFGREAEWGVANDALDNARDFVATYRASDFLASLANTDGPRHLGDDFEMVQDAFRRFAEDKIMPIAEEIHRHNGDIPEEIVTGLAEMGAFGLSIPEEYGGYASGGASDYIAMVVATEELSRGSLGAGGSLITRPEILARALEAGGTEEQKQEWMPKLATAEVMNAVAVTEPDFGSDVAGVKVTATQTDGGWLLNGVKTWCTYGARADVLMVLARTDTDRSVGHRGLSMFIVPKERGDGHGFELTQENDSGGGKMEGRPIDTIGYRGMHSYEVAIENWFVPADNLIGLEGGEGRGFYYQMAGFENGRLQTAARAVGVMQAALEAARDYANNRVVFGENIAEYQLTQAKLARMAVIIQGARQYSYEVAKLMAKGEGAMEASMVKAYVCKAAEWVTREAMQIHGGMGYAEEYTVSRLFVDARVLSIFEGADEVLCVKVIARQLVGRHNADK
- a CDS encoding FitA-like ribbon-helix-helix domain-containing protein produces the protein MIRDLPDDVHRELRRRAEASGQSVQSYLSMQLARMVERTQRPTSFWNGLLGERPARSASRRRSPTSVALGQSDDRRRRFGACERTVMDQRPATPPGLRLFGEGLAAPDLVDLVTMSVMRKHWLGARADR
- a CDS encoding toll/interleukin-1 receptor domain-containing protein, with amino-acid sequence MKTKPHLSGFVSYAHDDAVLADTFLNLMSPRCNILRQCTIDPWCDRRLLVGQTWKSEIEAAIEVADFGLLLLSPSFLASPFIVGVELPGLLRRPGNLIIPVGLESIDLGRADLRKLDHLQIFRLLLKGEPDPRWFSELGGNNRKRFCEDLLGQMVERFEREGLIDE
- a CDS encoding NACHT and WD40 repeat domain-containing protein, which encodes MSKPLLWPAGVVRLTAGQAESALRQLVAELDEAKVLHRRAIALLSAVAASAPHLATFDYELLVEGTVGAGEVDAFRKFRGDLNDAAKEQGLSLSLEADTNRKSGATGRQCWFEGAPLTAQQIERSSSATTTQGPTVPSDGLPQEAVETRRRAAAARTTLSVHIDHAADQLDTARKLGESLGLRLGLLPQFIINDVSSIVTTCELLGGQEFSQVQTRRDEADVIVVILSYSWLKYNSTHAPWSANQFVVPICGELVPTALTNGIVHLGKETALGVFRPTESWPKQKERQGRFADALVEHLATELPKQAPRDSQQRFDRDTPLEHGTHIPGEGVRFDLAARGADWAASAAFRSRRPDAVQVVDFLERWACSAEYKPYGVILGETGSGKTTAAKVLNNRLNARWRSQSPGDRELAPLSIYLDLRLVDTTHRRSPDLHSLINNVIAKVWSTDEARSIDSESVLDQVRNHGALLIFDGLDEVLVHLDDQEGRDFVRQLWRALPPPPAVDPPKHGGSPGRLLLTCRTHYFPSIHAERSFLGGEDREGGIEKRYEAVHLLPFTETQVRAYFDHFLSQASSSGTDNALPRLSTEAAMSLLAEIHNLTELAERPYNLLLIASQVERLEQVRASGRVVSLSTLYEGFVTDWLHRDDGKHQFDIPQKRLLMERLAAQLWRDGTRSMNYAALDEWLSVQLDEVQSLRRWFQQQRPDLSRLIEDLRTATFVVRPGVDRFEFAHSSLLEFFLASHLARGLTTGDPETWSVPQPSDETLTFLVDLMGSLAQDPERTEEFEAAKRTLQSLGDSYTPRATELAFRYCVMAPRSGAPARALAGFDLAGASLRHLNLHGLSDHLLNISGCDLRGADLRDMHISRARFDHSDLADARLDRAELHGCSLHQVQMKNAGLSGTIFRDCRLTALGLDAARTNRTRLLRCDTTDATRSAHSAPALLQALNVTSGEITPATPSVSYGALRAFPRGHTGLVLGVAYSPDGTRIATASDDDTARIWDTTTGETLHTLTGHTSPVWGVAYSPDGTRIATASGDNTARIWDTTTGETLHTLTGHTSPVPGVAYSPDGTRIATASDDNTARIWDTTTGETLHTLTGHTSPVRGVAYSPDGTRIATASRDNTARIWDTTTGETLHTLTGHTNPVRGVAYSPDGTRIATASDDDTARIWDTTTGETLHTLTGHTSPVWGVAYSPDGTRIATASWDDTARIWDTTTGETLHTLTGHTGLVLGVAYSPDGTRIATASDDDTARIWDTTTGETLHTLTGHTSPVWGVAYSPDGTRIATASGDSTARIWDTTTGETLHTLTGHTSPVWGVAYSPDGTRIATASDDDTARIWDTTTGETLHTLTGHTSPVWGVAYSPDGTRIATASWDGTARIWDTTTGETLRSHHHLDHQSTATFSDSGDLLWAEGDAWRYLGYLANLPDGQQVRLPAETFGPLPGTGPGPFAARVP